The Miscanthus floridulus cultivar M001 chromosome 7, ASM1932011v1, whole genome shotgun sequence genome includes a region encoding these proteins:
- the LOC136466998 gene encoding autophagy-related protein 101-like isoform X1 — MNCETCQLKELELEPTEIRDVLRCILHTIFFHRTLSLVRPKDVDCDFLEITYVQCGLPELEKEVDEKIDQFTAWVEKHPNRRSQICLSFFDEKHRHPGWFVNKTERIYWEQWFINLHVISPKRYSKSKSSKGLTNIGANALEETSTRRAALESSINEVLFQIINFANEKKDHIPAIPDRIFNHEIMIPSSDSVFGWNTDAIRRVLNSGHPYSL, encoded by the exons ATGAACTGCGAGACCTGTCAGCTGAAGGAGCTG GAGCTGGAACCGACGGAGATCAGGGATGTGCTGCGAT GCATTTTGCACACCATATTCTTCCATAGAACCCTCAGCCTGGTTCGCCCCAAAGATGTTGACTGTGATTTCCTTGAGATCACTTAT GTACAATGTGGTCTACCGGAACTAGAAAAGGAAGTTGATGAAAAGATAGACCAGTTCACTGCTTGGGTGGAGAAACACCCAAATCGCAGAAGCCAG ATATGCCTCTCCTTCTTCGACGAGAAACACAGACACCCAGGTTGGTTTGTCAACAAAACAGAGCGCATTTATTGGGAGCAATGGTTCATCAATTTGCATGTCATCAGCCCAAAAAGATACAGCAAGTCAAAGAGCTCCAAAGGGCTGACAAACATCGGAG CGAATGCCCTGGAGGAGACCAGCACAAGGCGTGCTGCATTGGAGTCATCGATTAACGAGGTGTTATTCCAGATCATAAACTTCGCCAATGAGAAAAAGGACCACATTCCTGCCATCCCTGACAGAATTTTCAATCACGAGATCATGATCCCAAG CTCGGATTCTGTATTTGGATGGAACACGGATGCCATTCGCAGAGTGCTGAATAGCGGGCACCCGTACTCACTTTAG
- the LOC136466998 gene encoding autophagy-related protein 101-like isoform X2: MNCETCQLKELELEPTEIRDVLRCILHTIFFHRTLSLVRPKDVDCDFLEITYVQCGLPELEKEVDEKIDQFTAWVEKHPNRRSQICLSFFDEKHRHPGWFVNKTERIYWEQWFINLHVISPKRYSKSKSSKGLTNIGANALEETSTRRAALESSINEVLFQIINFANEKKDHIPAIPDRIFNHEIMIPR, from the exons ATGAACTGCGAGACCTGTCAGCTGAAGGAGCTG GAGCTGGAACCGACGGAGATCAGGGATGTGCTGCGAT GCATTTTGCACACCATATTCTTCCATAGAACCCTCAGCCTGGTTCGCCCCAAAGATGTTGACTGTGATTTCCTTGAGATCACTTAT GTACAATGTGGTCTACCGGAACTAGAAAAGGAAGTTGATGAAAAGATAGACCAGTTCACTGCTTGGGTGGAGAAACACCCAAATCGCAGAAGCCAG ATATGCCTCTCCTTCTTCGACGAGAAACACAGACACCCAGGTTGGTTTGTCAACAAAACAGAGCGCATTTATTGGGAGCAATGGTTCATCAATTTGCATGTCATCAGCCCAAAAAGATACAGCAAGTCAAAGAGCTCCAAAGGGCTGACAAACATCGGAG CGAATGCCCTGGAGGAGACCAGCACAAGGCGTGCTGCATTGGAGTCATCGATTAACGAGGTGTTATTCCAGATCATAAACTTCGCCAATGAGAAAAAGGACCACATTCCTGCCATCCCTGACAGAATTTTCAATCACGAGATCATGATCCCAAG GTGA